In a genomic window of Candidatus Poribacteria bacterium:
- a CDS encoding UPF0182 family protein codes for MTANLAIAQLVLSALLVSVTFIWGIFRYRRGDYYRRDRHSRLQAYLLWSLSGLLTISTFYPLAFLYTEHLWYEHLGYADVFWGLHKIRWGFFALCFIVAAGFMNINAAIANILCPESREFRRWTHTQTFSFHRTVICITIVLGLLMATPMLLLDDIALRYLHQPESPVAAVAGETDVAVPDGEPGTEAAPAENGHHFGKDRNFYLFSYPMHKWLSLWIQILLWVTCAVVGLLYNFYYRRDAHTMARVKRHIIFHGTALWLLLLLVNAWGSHVNLWGTVYKTPLTLEISSLHGLFYVDFHRLAATKLYCGVLIGIAIVIVFNIFWRRRLLWYVTAGAWGLSYVLLLHVYPIGIYLWDARIDVIVKEEPYLAQHIKDTQRAFELDTIQRVTQEQTQTPATLETITENEDIKKNIQIWDRRVLHEALREKQIVPHYNFHRFTDVDRYKVNDEYRQVLIAAREVDPESNITGWEQLRLEYTHGYGVCMSPVNVFVKDGYPDFWVSEVPIESKFGLTVEQPQIYYGEMTHNYVIVKAGRQANGTKDNVETASVPSSTDVDVNAKKIAEALAHTYEDGTGGIPLGGWFRRLCFALRFDFFRVLRSDRITPESRIMFRRKIGTRHEERLVSDRVSYIAPFLNYDPDPYIVINDGQLYWIIDFYVTSRYYPNSQMYIDDTAQLTPGSESYEEPDFDKFNYIRNSGVAVVNAYSGAVNFYAVKEDEEVMQAYQQAFPELFKTVTEMPDGLAAHLRYPDYLTRIQAKMYGNYHQNAADFYEHRNRWAIPKEAYYSSEADQEMMPYYTMLKLPGSDTVEFVNMIPLTPPKREKRLKAWLVARCDPPHYGERLVYILTTDVAGPTQVEEDINKEIGQYLVGWEKASDVIRGNLLIIPIADTLFYIEPIYLQAKEPKPKKGEKAEIDENQPRRPKLEMVIVKAGTSELGTAKTFDAALDVIFLGAPVNGEQAANGEAVLTARDVLQQIRQANEKSSAEMDELFKQLGNLIGDR; via the coding sequence ATGACAGCGAATCTCGCGATCGCACAATTAGTACTCAGCGCGCTCCTTGTGAGCGTTACCTTTATCTGGGGCATCTTCCGCTACCGCCGCGGCGACTACTACCGACGGGATCGGCATAGTAGATTACAAGCCTATCTCCTCTGGAGCTTGAGTGGACTTCTCACAATCAGTACATTTTACCCATTGGCGTTCTTATATACAGAACATCTCTGGTATGAACACCTCGGTTACGCCGACGTGTTCTGGGGACTCCATAAGATCCGTTGGGGGTTCTTCGCACTCTGTTTCATCGTTGCGGCAGGGTTTATGAACATCAACGCTGCGATTGCGAATATACTGTGTCCAGAATCGCGCGAGTTCCGACGCTGGACACATACCCAGACGTTCTCTTTCCATCGAACGGTCATCTGCATCACCATCGTGCTCGGGCTGCTGATGGCGACCCCGATGCTCCTGCTCGACGACATCGCGCTCCGGTATCTCCATCAACCTGAGAGTCCGGTTGCGGCGGTCGCCGGTGAAACGGATGTAGCAGTACCGGACGGCGAACCCGGTACGGAAGCAGCACCTGCAGAAAATGGACACCACTTCGGGAAAGACCGGAATTTCTATCTGTTCAGCTACCCGATGCACAAATGGTTGAGCCTCTGGATACAGATACTGTTATGGGTGACATGCGCCGTTGTCGGGTTACTGTATAATTTCTACTACCGTCGGGATGCGCACACGATGGCGCGCGTGAAACGGCACATTATTTTCCACGGAACAGCACTCTGGCTGTTGTTGCTGCTCGTCAATGCCTGGGGGAGCCACGTGAATTTATGGGGCACGGTCTATAAGACACCACTGACGTTGGAAATCTCATCGCTCCACGGTCTGTTTTATGTTGACTTCCACCGTCTGGCTGCGACGAAACTCTATTGCGGCGTGCTGATCGGCATCGCCATCGTTATTGTGTTTAATATCTTCTGGCGACGGCGGTTGTTGTGGTACGTGACCGCCGGGGCATGGGGACTCAGCTACGTCCTACTCCTCCACGTCTACCCGATCGGGATCTATCTCTGGGACGCACGGATCGACGTCATCGTTAAAGAAGAACCGTATCTCGCACAGCACATCAAAGACACACAGCGCGCTTTTGAACTCGATACGATCCAGCGGGTGACCCAAGAGCAAACGCAAACCCCCGCAACACTCGAAACGATCACCGAGAATGAGGACATCAAAAAGAATATCCAAATCTGGGACCGGCGTGTGCTTCATGAGGCACTCCGCGAAAAACAGATTGTGCCACACTACAACTTCCACCGGTTCACAGATGTCGATAGATACAAGGTAAATGATGAGTATCGCCAAGTACTGATCGCTGCACGCGAGGTCGATCCCGAATCCAATATTACGGGCTGGGAGCAGCTGAGACTCGAATACACACACGGCTATGGGGTCTGCATGTCGCCGGTCAACGTTTTCGTTAAGGACGGTTATCCTGACTTCTGGGTCAGCGAGGTACCGATAGAAAGCAAATTCGGACTCACAGTCGAGCAGCCACAGATTTATTATGGCGAAATGACGCACAATTATGTGATCGTAAAGGCGGGACGGCAGGCAAACGGCACCAAGGATAACGTCGAAACGGCAAGCGTTCCCAGCAGTACGGATGTAGATGTCAACGCGAAAAAAATTGCTGAAGCGTTGGCACATACCTATGAAGACGGTACAGGCGGGATTCCGTTAGGCGGTTGGTTCCGACGGCTCTGTTTCGCACTCCGATTCGATTTCTTTCGGGTCCTCCGGTCGGATCGGATTACACCCGAAAGCCGGATTATGTTCCGTCGGAAGATCGGCACCCGTCACGAGGAACGTCTTGTCTCAGATCGCGTCTCATATATCGCACCTTTCCTTAATTATGACCCCGACCCGTACATCGTGATTAACGACGGACAATTATACTGGATCATCGACTTCTATGTGACGAGCCGGTATTACCCGAACTCGCAAATGTATATCGATGATACGGCACAGTTGACACCGGGAAGCGAATCATACGAAGAACCGGATTTCGATAAGTTCAACTACATCCGGAATTCGGGGGTCGCTGTCGTCAACGCTTACAGTGGTGCCGTGAATTTCTATGCTGTTAAGGAAGATGAAGAGGTGATGCAGGCTTATCAGCAGGCGTTCCCGGAACTCTTTAAAACCGTCACTGAGATGCCGGACGGCTTGGCAGCACATCTGCGATACCCAGATTATCTGACACGGATTCAAGCCAAGATGTACGGGAATTATCACCAGAACGCCGCCGATTTCTATGAGCACCGGAACCGCTGGGCTATCCCGAAAGAGGCCTACTACTCCTCAGAAGCAGATCAGGAGATGATGCCCTACTATACCATGCTCAAACTCCCGGGGTCGGATACCGTCGAATTCGTGAATATGATTCCGCTGACACCGCCGAAACGCGAAAAACGACTCAAGGCATGGCTCGTCGCCCGCTGCGATCCACCCCACTATGGCGAACGGCTCGTTTATATCCTGACGACCGATGTCGCGGGGCCCACGCAGGTTGAGGAGGACATCAACAAAGAGATTGGTCAATATCTCGTCGGTTGGGAGAAGGCGAGTGATGTCATTCGCGGCAATCTACTGATTATCCCGATCGCGGACACGTTGTTTTATATTGAGCCGATCTATCTGCAAGCGAAGGAGCCGAAGCCGAAGAAGGGCGAGAAGGCAGAGATTGACGAAAATCAGCCACGGCGTCCGAAGTTGGAGATGGTTATCGTGAAGGCAGGCACCAGTGAACTCGGAACAGCGAAGACGTTTGACGCCGCGTTGGACGTGATCTTCTTAGGTGCACCCGTAAACGGTGAGCAGGCAGCGAATGGTGAGGCAGTGTTGACGGCGCGGGATGTCTTGCAGCAGATCCGCCAAGCAAATGAGAAGAGCAGCGCGGAGATGGATGAACTCTTCAAGCAGCTCGGCAACCTAATCGGAGATCGGTAG
- a CDS encoding transposase has product MRYRRTKIEGGTYFFTVVTYNRRPFLCNPNNVELLRQAFRDTIQRHPMEIDAIVLLPDHLHCIWTLPGDDHNFSMRWRVIKSYFSRHCQDKDDGIISVSRQGKGERSFWQRRFWERTIRDDRDFANHVEYIHYNPVKHGLVTAPKDWEYSSFHRYVRAGLYDEMWGAGDEVLFSPEIGSE; this is encoded by the coding sequence ATGAGATATCGTCGAACAAAGATTGAAGGTGGAACATATTTTTTCACCGTTGTTACCTACAACCGTAGACCTTTCCTCTGCAATCCAAACAACGTCGAATTGCTACGCCAGGCATTTCGGGATACGATACAGCGACATCCTATGGAGATTGATGCTATTGTTCTGCTGCCTGATCACCTCCATTGCATCTGGACCTTACCTGGAGATGATCACAACTTTTCCATGCGATGGCGGGTAATTAAAAGTTATTTCAGCCGTCACTGCCAAGACAAAGACGATGGAATCATTTCGGTGTCACGTCAAGGTAAAGGGGAACGTTCGTTTTGGCAGCGCAGGTTTTGGGAGCGCACGATTCGAGATGATCGAGACTTTGCCAATCATGTTGAGTACATCCATTACAATCCGGTCAAACACGGTTTGGTAACTGCCCCAAAGGATTGGGAATACTCCAGTTTTCATCGTTATGTTCGGGCTGGATTGTATGATGAGATGTGGGGCGCGGGAGATGAGGTTTTATTTTCTCCGGAAATCGGTAGTGAGTAG
- a CDS encoding sulfotransferase family protein, whose protein sequence is MQTKRICLWSGPRNVSTALMYAFAQRSDTQVIDEPLYAHYLHTKYGAAAADSTHPATAEVIASMATDATEVVRDVILGPCDAPVLFMKQMAHHLIEIDLGFLERTLNIFLIRDPKEMLPSLAKVIGLPTLADTGLKTQHDLLMSLRAAGQSPPILDARLLLEAPRRVLRQLCERLDLRFDASMLSWEAGGNPADGVWAPYWYGNVHRSTGFAPYRPKSEPFPTELEAVLAACSPHYEVLRRDAIIS, encoded by the coding sequence GTGCAAACAAAACGGATCTGCCTCTGGTCGGGGCCTCGGAATGTTTCGACCGCACTCATGTATGCCTTCGCACAACGCAGCGATACGCAGGTCATTGACGAACCGCTCTACGCACATTACCTCCATACAAAATACGGCGCAGCTGCTGCCGATAGCACGCATCCGGCGACCGCTGAAGTCATCGCATCAATGGCAACGGACGCGACCGAAGTGGTCCGTGATGTTATCCTCGGTCCCTGCGACGCACCTGTGTTGTTCATGAAACAGATGGCGCACCATCTCATCGAGATTGATCTCGGCTTCCTTGAACGGACCCTCAACATCTTCCTCATCCGCGACCCGAAAGAGATGCTCCCCTCGCTTGCGAAGGTCATTGGGCTCCCGACGCTGGCTGATACTGGACTCAAGACGCAGCACGATCTGCTTATGTCGTTGCGCGCTGCTGGACAATCGCCGCCGATTCTTGATGCGCGATTGCTCTTGGAGGCACCACGGCGTGTCTTGCGCCAACTCTGTGAACGGCTCGATTTACGCTTTGATGCGTCTATGTTGTCGTGGGAAGCGGGTGGTAATCCTGCGGACGGGGTATGGGCGCCGTATTGGTATGGCAACGTGCATCGGAGTACAGGGTTCGCACCGTACCGTCCGAAATCGGAGCCGTTTCCTACGGAATTAGAAGCCGTGTTAGCGGCATGTTCGCCGCATTATGAAGTGCTCCGCCGGGATGCGATTATATCATGA